The Leifsonia xyli genomic sequence CAGGCCAGCTCGTTGCCGAGGCCGGCCGAGAGCAGGAACGCCACGTTGGCGAGGAAGACGCCGAGCGGCACGCCGACCTGCGGGATGGCGGCGAACTTGCCGCGCTTGCGCCACGGTGCGTGCTCGAACGTCATCAGGATGGCGCCGCCCCACTCGGCGCCGAACGCCAGGCCCTGCACGATGCGGATCGCAGTGAGCAGGAGCGGCGCCAGCAGCCCGACCTGCGCGTAGGTCGGCAGCAGGCCGATGAGGACCGTCGAGATGCCCATCACGAACAGCGCGCCGACGAGCACCGGCTTGCGGCCGTACTTGTCGCCGAGGAAGCCGCCGATGATGCCGCCGAGCGGACGCATCGCGAAGCCGATGCCGAAGGTGAGGAAGCCGAGCAGGACGCCGACCACCGGGTCCTCGCTCGGGAAGAAGTCCGTGCCGAAGTAGAGGGCGGCGGCGGTGCCGTAGGCGAGGAAGTCGTAGTTCTCGACGGTGGTGCCGACGGCGGAGCCGATGGCGACCTTCAGCTTGTCGGGCGAACCGTTGGCCGCCTGCTGCGAACGGGATGCTGTCATGGTCATTGCGGAGTGTCTCCCTTGATACTCGTTTCGAGCCGGGAGACCGTCTCCCGGCTCTAGCCGGTCGGGGCGGTGACCCCGCCGACGTTGCCGATGGCGTAGAAGCTTTCGATGTGTTCGCGAACCAGGCGGACGGCCTGATCCGGGTCGTGCTGTTCGATGGCGGCGAGGATGCCGCGGTGCTCCGCCCGGACGGTCTTGGCCGTCTCCCGCCAGTCGTCGAGGCGTTCGTAGGCCTCGATCATCTGGCGGTTGATGGCGATCCGCAGGGACTGCATCAGGTGGGCGGTGAGGGCGTTCCCGGTGGACTCCGCGATCGTCACGTGGAAGGCGGTGTCCAGCCGGTTGAACTCGCGTGCGTCGATGGAGGGGTCCTCCATGGCGTCGAGGATGCCGGCGAGCGCGGCGTGGTCGTCATCCGTCGCTCGATGGGCCGCCTCCGAACACGACCACGACTCGAGCGCGATGCGCGTGTCGAGCACGTCGGTCTGGCTGAAGTGCCCGAGCGCCAGCTGGAGCTTGAGCAGGTTGACGAACCCGGGTCCGGGCGTCCCGACGAGGACCGCTCCCCCCTCTCCGCCGCGGCGGATGTCCACCACGCCGAGCGCCTCCAGCACCCGCAGGCTCTCCCGCAGCGACGGCCGGCTGACGCCGAGCGAGATCGCGAGGTCCCGTTCGCTCGGCAGGTGGTCGCCCGCCTTCAGCCTGCCGTCGAGGATGCGCTCCTCGATCTGCGCCATGACCTGCTCGTAGGTGCGGACCCGCTGAACGGGCTCCCACGCCGTGCCCTCCGACATCGCTTCTCCCCTCGTTCGGGTCCTGGACCTCCATGAAGGCCCGGGTCGCCCCGGCGCTCGAAGCGCCGCTCCCGGTGAGAAGCAGTCTAGTTTTCATGAGCACCGAGGTCAGACCATCAGGCCGCGGCGAGGGACTCGCGGCGGAACTCGTCCTCCAGCTCGCGGCGCACCTGGACGGCGAGCAGCGACTCGTCCGCGTCCACGTCGTCCCACGAGACCATGCGGTCCTTCGGGACGTCGCGGATGAGCTTTGCGCCGTGCGCCAGCCCCAGCGGAAGAGCGTTGTGGTCGAGCGACACCGCGGCCGGGGCGAGCTTGCCGAAGACCGTGTAACCGCCTTCGCCATCGAGCGTGTCGCCCGCGCGGAGGTCCTTCTTCGCCGTGGTGACGACGTCGCCCCGGAAGCCGGTCGGCGAGCCGGTGGCCTCGTTGCGGAGGACCGCCGCCGCGATGGACACCCCGAGCTCGAGCCCGATCATGTGATACGGACGGTACAGCTCGCCGAAACGGCCCGACGGGTCGGTCTGGACGCCGTACTCGGCGAAGCACTGCACCGCGTAGTCGGTGCGCGCCTCGAACGTGACGTAGACGCCCCAGCGCAGGTCGCGGTACACGTCGCTGCCGTCGCGGTTGAGGCTGGAGACGATCTCCACGGTCCCCGAGCGGCTGAGCGTGCCGCCGTTCGCCTTCGGGATGATCAGCGTCGACAGCTCGTCGACACCGGCCGGCGTGAAGTTGAGGCCCTCGTCCTGCGGGATGAGGCCGGTTCCGTTGGCGACGGCCGCCATCTCGATGGCCGACTTGGTGCCGTCCAGGAACGAGTTGAACATCTTCGGGTTGTAGTCGCCCGAGGCCAGCTGCTCGTCGGTGAAGCCGTAGTAGTTCCAGACCGTGTCCGGCGTGGAGTAGTTGTACTCCGGAAGGTACTTGGTGCCCTTGCCCGCGGCGACGACGTCGAAGCCGACGGTGCGCGCCCAGTCGACCATCTCGCAGATCAGCGCCGGCTGGTCGCCGTACGCCATCGAGTAGACGACGCCGGCGGCCTGCGCGCGGCGCTGGAGGATGGGGCCCACCATGCAGTCCGCCTCGACGTTGACCATGATGACGTGCTTGCCATTGTCGATGGCGGTGAGCGCGTGATAGGTGCCGATGATCGGGTTGCCGGTGATCTCCAGGACGACCTCGATCTCCGGGCGGCGCAGCAGGTCGTCCGCGCTCTCGGTGACGAAGGTCTTGCCGGTCCGCAGGGCGTCGTCGAAGCCGGTGGCCGCGTAACGCTCGGCCGGCCATCCGGTGCGGTC encodes the following:
- a CDS encoding flagellar biosynthesis protein FlgA — protein: MNLHSLLQKRTEEAGPIRVGVIGAGKFSSMFLTQAANSPGFHVVAVADINVPKAKAALDRTGWPAERYAATGFDDALRTGKTFVTESADDLLRRPEIEVVLEITGNPIIGTYHALTAIDNGKHVIMVNVEADCMVGPILQRRAQAAGVVYSMAYGDQPALICEMVDWARTVGFDVVAAGKGTKYLPEYNYSTPDTVWNYYGFTDEQLASGDYNPKMFNSFLDGTKSAIEMAAVANGTGLIPQDEGLNFTPAGVDELSTLIIPKANGGTLSRSGTVEIVSSLNRDGSDVYRDLRWGVYVTFEARTDYAVQCFAEYGVQTDPSGRFGELYRPYHMIGLELGVSIAAAVLRNEATGSPTGFRGDVVTTAKKDLRAGDTLDGEGGYTVFGKLAPAAVSLDHNALPLGLAHGAKLIRDVPKDRMVSWDDVDADESLLAVQVRRELEDEFRRESLAAA
- a CDS encoding GntR family transcriptional regulator, whose translation is MSEGTAWEPVQRVRTYEQVMAQIEERILDGRLKAGDHLPSERDLAISLGVSRPSLRESLRVLEALGVVDIRRGGEGGAVLVGTPGPGFVNLLKLQLALGHFSQTDVLDTRIALESWSCSEAAHRATDDDHAALAGILDAMEDPSIDAREFNRLDTAFHVTIAESTGNALTAHLMQSLRIAINRQMIEAYERLDDWRETAKTVRAEHRGILAAIEQHDPDQAVRLVREHIESFYAIGNVGGVTAPTG